One genomic segment of Bacteroides caccae includes these proteins:
- a CDS encoding DUF4907 domain-containing protein, with protein sequence MTKKNSSRLFVAGILTAAICLAFSVAATSDTHYSIEIIEVNGGYGYQISHNNHITIFQPFIPAISGKKPFMEKEDAKKVGKLVMRRMKTGENYTVTRHDLENLGIKIK encoded by the coding sequence ATGACTAAGAAAAACAGCAGTCGGCTCTTTGTTGCAGGAATATTAACAGCTGCCATTTGCCTGGCGTTTTCCGTAGCAGCCACCTCCGACACGCATTATTCGATCGAAATAATCGAAGTAAACGGAGGATACGGTTATCAAATATCCCACAACAACCATATAACCATATTCCAGCCTTTTATTCCCGCCATTTCGGGAAAAAAGCCTTTCATGGAAAAAGAGGATGCCAAAAAGGTAGGGAAATTAGTCATGAGACGTATGAAAACCGGAGAAAACTATACTGTTACCCGTCATGATTTAGAGAATCTCGGAATTAAAATAAAATAA
- a CDS encoding Kelch repeat-containing protein — MKKLQLLLVSVAMLSIFSCSDDDDDTLGVWYRRSDFDGRAREDAAGFVIGNRGYLCGGYRGKDQREKDCWEYNIDNDWWTQCKDMPDDATARNGAAGFAVGSKGYVTTGYTVYKDDDPMHTGGYAYLKDTWEYDPATNEWRQMDDYPGDARINAIAFTIGNYGYVGTGQSKDDKQTKDFYRFDPTAPSGSQWGIVNGFGGQKRTGGLSFIIDNVAYIVGGTNNGQDVTDFWKFDPSKSEENKWTRLREIKNDSSDDYDDDYNSITRTYGCAFVIDGQAYITLGQTSGSSLRNNYWIYDPNTDLWRSSDTEDDFDYTPFEGSARTKAICFSTGKRGIITTGGSSGYYYDDTWELHPYEWEEDD; from the coding sequence ATGAAAAAACTACAACTATTATTAGTGTCGGTAGCTATGCTATCAATTTTCTCATGTTCGGATGATGATGATGACACATTAGGAGTGTGGTATCGCCGTTCCGACTTCGATGGAAGGGCAAGAGAGGATGCAGCCGGATTTGTGATAGGTAACCGGGGGTACTTATGCGGAGGATATCGGGGAAAAGACCAACGGGAAAAAGACTGTTGGGAATACAATATTGATAATGACTGGTGGACACAATGCAAAGATATGCCCGACGATGCAACAGCCCGGAATGGCGCTGCCGGATTCGCAGTAGGCTCGAAAGGATATGTGACCACCGGATACACCGTATATAAAGATGATGATCCGATGCATACCGGAGGATACGCATATCTAAAAGACACATGGGAATATGACCCGGCAACAAATGAATGGAGACAAATGGATGATTATCCCGGAGATGCGCGAATCAATGCAATAGCCTTCACTATCGGTAACTACGGTTATGTGGGAACCGGACAATCCAAAGACGATAAACAGACAAAGGATTTTTATCGTTTCGACCCGACAGCCCCTTCAGGTAGCCAGTGGGGCATTGTAAACGGATTCGGCGGTCAGAAAAGAACCGGCGGCTTATCCTTTATCATCGACAATGTAGCTTACATCGTAGGAGGAACCAACAACGGTCAGGATGTTACCGACTTCTGGAAATTCGATCCCAGCAAGAGTGAAGAAAATAAATGGACCCGTCTCCGCGAAATCAAGAATGACAGCAGTGATGATTATGATGATGATTATAATTCAATCACCCGGACATACGGCTGCGCTTTTGTTATAGACGGCCAGGCTTATATCACTTTAGGGCAGACATCCGGTTCAAGCCTACGAAATAACTACTGGATATATGACCCCAACACAGATTTATGGCGTAGTAGTGACACGGAAGATGATTTTGACTATACCCCTTTCGAAGGAAGTGCACGCACAAAAGCGATTTGTTTCTCTACCGGCAAACGGGGTATTATAACTACCGGAGGAAGCAGTGGATACTATTATGACGATACTTGGGAATTACATCCGTATGAATGGGAAGAAGATGACTAA
- a CDS encoding sensor histidine kinase, with protein sequence MERVRKQQLLEQSIYGVIWSVIFFLPLIGEYFAVSGGLEKEEVRTLVRDSWLGILPFFMLFLLNNYVLVPYFLFKKKYWQYTLSLVFAIGVIFLIVPFPMKGRFPKEFRQEPVYHSAKESRRNQIIEMREKARKKETANWELPDQVKYPVEKFQRPEALLKPVPFLYPPITVRYLIHFMIAFLMVGFNIAIKLFFKSFRDEEMLKELEHQRLQSELQYLKYQINPHFFMNTLNNIHALVDIDTGKAKSTIVELSKLMRYVLYEASNKTILLKREVQFLENYIAIMGLRYTDKVSIEMKFPIEVPEVQIPPLLFISFVENAFKHGVSYRNDSFVRVIVQQEEGNRLTFRCTNSNNGRADEQHHGIGLDNIRKRLRLLFGNDYTLSITQDKNKFDVLLIIPLL encoded by the coding sequence ATGGAAAGAGTGCGCAAGCAACAATTATTGGAACAAAGCATTTACGGAGTAATCTGGAGTGTTATTTTCTTTCTTCCGTTGATCGGAGAATATTTTGCCGTAAGTGGTGGACTTGAGAAAGAAGAAGTTCGCACGCTTGTACGTGACTCCTGGTTGGGAATTCTTCCTTTTTTTATGCTTTTTCTGTTGAATAACTATGTGCTGGTTCCTTATTTCCTTTTTAAAAAAAAATATTGGCAATATACACTTTCTTTAGTTTTTGCAATAGGTGTTATTTTTTTGATTGTTCCGTTTCCGATGAAAGGGCGTTTCCCGAAAGAATTCAGACAGGAGCCTGTGTATCATTCAGCAAAGGAAAGCCGACGGAATCAGATTATTGAAATGAGAGAAAAGGCGCGGAAGAAAGAGACGGCTAATTGGGAACTACCGGACCAGGTGAAATATCCCGTGGAAAAGTTTCAACGTCCGGAGGCTCTCCTTAAACCTGTTCCGTTTCTTTATCCTCCTATCACAGTTCGCTATCTTATTCATTTTATGATTGCCTTTCTTATGGTAGGATTTAATATAGCCATTAAACTTTTCTTCAAGTCTTTTCGCGATGAAGAAATGTTGAAGGAACTGGAACACCAGCGCTTGCAGTCCGAATTGCAATATCTGAAGTATCAGATAAACCCGCATTTTTTTATGAATACGCTGAATAATATCCACGCATTGGTAGATATTGATACGGGGAAGGCGAAAAGTACGATTGTAGAGCTTTCCAAACTGATGCGTTATGTGCTGTATGAGGCTAGTAACAAAACAATTCTTCTTAAACGGGAGGTTCAGTTTCTGGAGAATTATATTGCCATAATGGGATTGCGCTATACTGATAAAGTCTCCATTGAAATGAAGTTTCCCATCGAAGTTCCTGAAGTACAGATACCTCCTTTGCTTTTTATTTCTTTTGTGGAGAACGCTTTCAAGCATGGAGTCAGTTACCGGAATGATTCTTTCGTCCGTGTCATCGTGCAACAAGAGGAGGGAAACCGATTGACTTTCCGCTGTACGAATAGCAATAACGGAAGGGCTGACGAACAACACCACGGCATCGGGCTGGATAATATCCGTAAGCGGCTAAGACTTCTGTTCGGTAATGATTATACGCTTTCTATCACACAGGATAAGAATAAATTTGATGTATTACTTATTATACCTTTATTATAA
- a CDS encoding LytR/AlgR family response regulator transcription factor, with amino-acid sequence MKCLAIDDEPLALAQLSDYISRVPFLSLVKPCQDAFEAMKVLSDEDVDLIFVDINMPDLNGLDFIRSLISPPLVIFTTAYSEYAVDGFKLDAVDYLLKPFEFQDLLKAADKARKQFEYKLLEQQSELGNASQVKGDSLFVKSDCRVVRIDINNIRYIEGMSEYVRIFVEGENKPVITLASLQKMEERLPAHFMRVHRSYIVNLRKITEISRLRIIFDKNTYIPVGDNYKERFTEFISKLSFS; translated from the coding sequence ATGAAATGTTTAGCAATTGACGACGAACCGTTGGCATTGGCACAGTTATCGGATTATATATCCCGCGTCCCTTTCCTGTCGTTAGTGAAACCTTGTCAGGATGCGTTTGAGGCAATGAAGGTATTGTCCGACGAAGATGTCGACCTGATATTTGTAGATATCAATATGCCCGATTTGAACGGGCTGGATTTTATCCGTTCTTTGATAAGTCCTCCGCTGGTGATTTTCACTACCGCTTATTCCGAATATGCGGTGGACGGCTTCAAGTTGGATGCGGTGGATTATCTGTTGAAACCATTTGAGTTTCAGGACTTACTGAAGGCGGCGGATAAGGCCCGCAAACAGTTTGAATATAAATTGTTGGAGCAACAGAGTGAACTGGGAAATGCTTCGCAGGTAAAAGGCGATTCGTTGTTTGTGAAAAGCGATTGCAGGGTAGTCCGCATCGATATTAATAATATCCGCTATATAGAAGGTATGAGCGAATACGTCCGTATTTTTGTGGAGGGGGAGAACAAGCCTGTCATCACACTTGCCAGTCTTCAGAAAATGGAAGAACGGCTTCCCGCACATTTCATGCGTGTGCATCGTTCTTATATTGTCAACTTGCGTAAGATTACCGAAATCTCCCGTCTCCGTATTATCTTCGATAAGAATACGTACATCCCTGTGGGTGATAATTACAAAGAACGGTTTACGGAATTTATCAGTAAGCTAAGCTTCTCTTAA
- a CDS encoding C1 family peptidase — protein MKKSILIAALGLFSLSTMAQDAKPEEGFVFTTVKENPITSIKNQNRSSTCWSFSTLGFVESELLRLGKGEYDLAEMFVVHKTMQDRGANYVRYHGDSSFSPGGSFYDVMYCIKNYGIVPQEVMPGIMYGDTLPVHNELDAVASGYINAIAKGKLSKLTPVWKNGLAAIYDTYLGKCPENFTYKGKEYTPKTFAESLGLNPDDYVSLTSYTHHPFYSQFAIEIQDNWRNGLSYNLPIDEFMAVMDNAVKKGYTFAWGSDVSEQGFTRDGIAVMPDINKESELSGSDMARWTGLTTANKRQIMTTKPHPEIDVTQEMRQVAFDNWETTDDHGMVIYGIAKDQNGKEYFMVKNSWGKSGKYNGIWYASKAFVAYKTMNILVHKDALPKEIAKKLGIK, from the coding sequence ATGAAAAAGAGTATCCTTATCGCTGCTCTAGGCCTATTCAGCCTGAGCACAATGGCACAAGACGCAAAACCCGAAGAGGGCTTCGTTTTCACGACAGTGAAAGAAAATCCGATTACTTCAATCAAGAACCAAAACCGTTCGAGCACTTGCTGGAGTTTCTCAACTCTCGGATTCGTTGAATCAGAATTGCTACGTTTAGGCAAAGGCGAATATGATCTGGCTGAAATGTTTGTGGTACACAAAACGATGCAAGACCGTGGAGCCAATTATGTACGTTATCACGGTGACAGTTCTTTCTCGCCGGGAGGAAGTTTCTATGATGTGATGTACTGCATCAAAAATTACGGTATCGTTCCACAGGAAGTAATGCCGGGAATCATGTACGGCGATACTCTGCCGGTACACAACGAATTGGACGCTGTTGCTTCCGGCTACATTAATGCTATCGCTAAAGGTAAACTAAGTAAACTGACTCCGGTATGGAAGAACGGTCTGGCAGCCATTTATGACACATACTTAGGAAAATGTCCTGAAAACTTCACTTATAAAGGAAAGGAATATACACCGAAAACTTTTGCCGAATCACTGGGACTGAATCCGGACGACTATGTTTCATTGACTTCCTATACACATCACCCGTTCTATTCTCAATTTGCTATCGAGATTCAGGACAACTGGCGCAATGGCCTCTCCTACAACTTGCCTATCGACGAGTTTATGGCTGTAATGGATAATGCAGTGAAGAAGGGATATACTTTTGCATGGGGTAGTGACGTCAGTGAACAAGGGTTTACACGTGATGGTATTGCCGTAATGCCGGATATAAACAAAGAATCTGAACTTTCCGGTTCGGATATGGCCCGTTGGACTGGCCTGACCACTGCCAACAAACGTCAAATAATGACAACCAAACCACATCCGGAAATTGACGTCACTCAGGAAATGCGCCAGGTGGCATTCGACAACTGGGAAACTACCGACGACCACGGAATGGTGATTTACGGTATCGCTAAAGACCAGAACGGAAAAGAATATTTCATGGTAAAAAATTCTTGGGGTAAATCAGGTAAATACAACGGTATATGGTATGCTTCCAAAGCATTCGTCGCTTACAAAACGATGAATATCCTTGTACACAAAGACGCACTGCCTAAAGAAATTGCTAAAAAACTGGGAATCAAATAA